GCTCGGCTGAGGAAGCCCCGAAAAACAACGCAACAGAAATAAAGCCCTGACCCGGCACCCCGCCATTTCAGGGCTTTATTTTTGGGGGGGGAATCCCGTGCACCTCACTGGCACCGGAGTAGCTCTGAAACCCCAAACCCAACGGAAAGTCCGTGGTTTTTGGACCGTCGGGGCGCACCCTTGTGATCGCCCTTCGAAGGAGGGAATCAGTCCCATATTCGCGACCGGGCCTGTTCTGCGCCCCACGTTTTTGAACAGGATTTGTAAGATTCACAGGATAAACAAGATGAAACCAGACAATACACGAATCCTTGTTGTTCAAATCGAAACCGGTAGGGACGCAAAACCTTGGGTCCCTACTCACGTCGGGTTTGTCACGGGCTGACGCCCGGCCCCGCCTGCGCGCCTTCGGCGCTCGCGAGGAATGGGGGGGGGCGACATCCGATTGCTACAAAAATGCCACTCCTTCGGAGTTGGTTCGTGATTGATATCAGCTACATAACTGATTACAGAGCACAAATTATTTTGGGGTGGCGGATTTGCGCGAATGTGGATGTGCCGAAAAAAATGAATAACCGCAGCGCCCCAGCCCTGAAAGGGCGACATACCACAGCACAGGATGCCAACCCTGTGTCAGGCAGCAACCCACGAAAGCAAGCCATGCAAGGGCGACATATCTTCGATGCAGGTACAGCCCGGAAGTCAGGCCGTTCCAAGCCAGGGCGTATTTCCAAAACGGTAGCCTGCCCTGTAGGGGCAGCCTGTGGGTAGAAAACCGAGCCGCCATCAAAAAACAGCGTGCCGTAGGTACGCCCTGTGCATGCCCATGCTTGTTTGGTATGCGAAGCGTGACGTGCAACGCGGCGTTACGTCTCCGATGGGCGCATCTTGCCTGCCGCATTGCGGATATTTCACGAGATGTAGGTTGCATTGGGTTTGCCACGGGCTGTACGCCCGGCCCCGCGCTCGCGCCTTCAGCGCTCGCGGGGAATGGGGGGGGCGGCATCCGATTGCTACAATAATGCCACTCCTTCGGAGTTGGTTCGTGATTGATATCAGCCTGATAACTGATTACAGAACACAAAATATTTTGGGATGGCGGATTTGCGCGCCTTCGGCGCTTGCGGGGAATGGGGGTGGGACGACGTTTTTCTACGAAGATTTCACCGCTACGCGGCTGGTCGCCGGCACAAGTTTCGGGGCATGATAAAACCCGGTGCCATCCACTCCATCTTGTTCATCCTGTAAATCCTACAAATCCTGTTCAAAAAAAACGGGACGCGCAGGATAACCGCGGTCGTGATTCCGGGATTGATTCCGGATTCCGTGGGGCGACCACGAGGGTGCGCCCCTACGGTTACGGGGCTGCCTCGTTCGCGATTCGGGGATTGTCCGGGCGTTTGGATGCAGGCTGGAGCGGCGTCGGTTTTGTGCCCGGTTCCATGCATACGCATCACCGCAATAGCAGCATTTTTCGTGTTTGCACCATCGCCGCGCCCTGCCCCGGATTCACCCGGAGGCGGTACAGGTACACCCCGCTTGCCAGTGCCCCGGCGCTGAACTGCAGCTGATGCTGACCCGCCGCAAACCGGCGCCCGTCGGCGAGAACCGCGACCCGCTGCCCCTGCACGTTGAAAACTTCCAGCCAGACCTCCGCAGACTCCGGCAGGGAAAAACCGATATGCGTCGCGGGGTTGAACGGGTTGGGATAGTTTTGGTGAAGCTGTATTTGGGTGATGCGTTCGGTTTCTTCTTCCGGCAGATGCGATGGGATTGCCGTTTCAGCCGTTATGGTGTTGAGCCGCAGCCAGGTGCGGGCACCGGAGGCTTCATCGTGCCGCACACCGGTGTAATGATAGCGCCACAGCAGCTGCACATAGGGCATGCCAACCGCTTCAGCCGGTAGCGGGATATCTTCAAAAAAACGGGTATGACCACTCTCTTCGGAACGAAGGTAGCTTACGGGGGCGCCATCCGGACCGATAATATCCTGAAACGGTCCGGCATCGCCGATGCGGTACTGCAGGCGCCAGGCGTATTCGCGGGAGTTGGGCAGTAGGGTTCCGGCTTCAAAACTGAGGTTCACCGCTTCGGCTTGGCGCGTATCGAGTGCGAGGAGTACGCCGCCCAAACGGGTGCCCGGAAAACCCGGATTTCCGTCCGCGTTGGCCGTATTCAGGAAAGCGATCCCATCTCCGTCCAAACCGTTGATACGCGTGCGGCTTTCCAGGTTGTAGGCGCCGCTCACGGTTCCTGCGATGGACGCGTTCAGGGCCGGATCGGCTTCATCCATAAACACAAACTGCATGTTCGGGGGAAAGCTGCCGGGCGTGGCATCGGCCTCCCAGCCTGAAAACGCGTAGGGACTACCCGGCTCAAGGGCAAAAGGCGGGAGCTCAAAATCATCATCTCCGCCGGGTGCATAAACCGCGCGCACCAGCAGATCGGTTTCGGGCGTGAGGGGGAGTTCGGGATGCGTGAAGACACCCCCGTTCACTTCCCAGTGACTGAAGGCGAAGCCACCGAAAGGTTTGGCGATGAGGGTCAGGGGCAGTCCCGCGGGATAGCGTCCGCTCCACGGGAACACCTCTGCGCTGGTTCCCGGCAAATTGCCGTTCACGGTGAGGGTGTTGACGCCCACGCTGCCGCTGCCGGGCTGCGCAAGCTCCACGCTGAGGGTGTAGGTTTCCCCGAGTCCGGCAAATTCAAGCAGCTGCTGAAACTGGAATTCGGGCCGTAAGTCCGCGAAGGTGTGCATCACCTCGAGCTGCTGCTGCCAGAAGCTGTAGCTCTGAATGCGGCGCCAGCGGCTGACCTGCGCCGGGATTTCGGCGTCAATCAGGGCCGCGAATTCGTCAATGATTTCATGCGCGCGCTCGGGGACGAACCAGGAGTTGAGGAGGTCGGCGAAGCGGGTGATGAAGTGTTGGCGGTACGCTTCGTTTTCGAGCATTTTGCGCAGCAGGAAGGTCGCCGCCGGACGGTTCTGATTGTGCCCCTGAAAGCCCGTCCAGGGGCCGTTGGGTTCGGTGAGGTAGTCGAGCATGTTGAAGGTCCAGGGCTCATCGAAGCTCCAGAAGCCGCCGAAGCCGGTGTCGAGATCGAGCATCATCCAGCGCCATCGGCTGCCGGGAATGCGCTCGCGCCAGTGCCGGATGTTGCCGATATCCCAGCGGTAAAAAAAGGCTTCCGCAATTTTGAAATCGGTGAAGCTGTCCACATCCATCTGTGTTTCGAGCCAAGCAAAGTTGGCGTCATCGGTCAGCCCGTTCTGACTGATGAACGCCAGCATGGACTCGTAGTGCTGCCGGTCGCCTTCAACAATTTCGAGATTGGTGTGATTGAGGAGATCGAGATTTTCCGGAACAACAGGATGATGGCTGCCGATGTAGTGCCGGTCGTAGCGCTCCCGGATGTTGTGAATGCCCCAGTATTCGCCGTTGATGTAGAGCACCGCGGGCCGGAACGCCTGAAAATCCATCGGCAGCCCTTCTGCGATGCGCTGCATGATGGGGTCGCGGAGGAACGTGTAGATGTCGTCCTGACCGGCCATGCGCAGGATGAGGCGGCGGAATTCCTGCACGGGGTAATCCCCGAAAATGGGGTAGCGGAGGGCGTCTTCGCCGTAGCGGTTGCGCCAGTACAGCCGCAGCGATTTTTGCGGCAGCCGCCGGGAGGTGCCCCCGTGAATCCGGACGCCGGTGCCGCCTTCCCAAACCGGCTCGCCGCCGGTTTCGAAGAACGTGAAGACCGCGGGCCGCTCCCATGCTTCCCCGCGCTCCCAGAAATTGCCGTTGGGTGCATTGCCGAACACGTAAATGCCGATGTCGGGGTCGAACAGGTTTTCGGGCGGCGTCACGATGCTGAGCACCGGCAACTCATGTGAGAAGCGTCCCTGATTGGTGACGAAATAGGTCGCCGTGACCGGCTCGCTCGGGAACCAGCCCTCGCGGAAAGTCCGGGCCGTGACCGTGAAGGCGCGCGGCACTTCACCCAGCGGCGGCTGCCAGCTTCCGGCTGTGGGGATGAGGGAGATGACCGCGCCCTCGCTCGTGCGGTCAGTTACGGTAATGCCTGAAGCATCGAAAAACGGGGAGTCAGCGTCCGGGAGACTGCCGTCGGTTGTAAAGCGGATGGGGTCGCCGGAGGCGGAGGTCACGGTCAACTGGAAGTCGGCGGGGTAGAAACCCGATGCGTGCGATAATGCGGGCGGGGGGAGAATGCCGAGCCAGCCGTTGGCTTCGTTGGGTGCCGCAGGGCTGGGCTCATCATAAAAAAAGAAATCATCAGAGCCGTCGGGGAAGCGGCCGTAGGAGAAATCTCCGGGCAGGGCGACCGCGGGGAGAAAGTCGGCAATGCTGCCATCCGGCGCGGTGAGCTGAAGCGGCTCCCCGGAGGAAGAAATGCTGAAATTGGTATGAAGCTCACCGAAAGCCAGGCGGCGGTCCTTGCCGGACGCCCAGACCAGCAAATGCTGACCGGGCGCAATGCTGACCGGTGGGAAAATCCAGCGATAGGGACGCTCGGGGTCGTCGGTGAGACCGTAGCCGCTGAGGTTTACCGCTTCCGCGCCTGCATTGAACAGCTCGATCCAGTCTTCGAAATCGCCGTCTTCATCAGCAATGGTTGTTTGGTTGGAAGCCTGAAATTCATTGATTAGCACCTGCGCATGGGCAAAATGAAGCGGCATTATAAACAGAAGCAGCGGAATTCCGGCACATACAGCCCGCAGGAGCAAAGCCGGTAAGGGAAACAGCATTTTGGGAGGTAAGCTTAGTTGAATCAGAGTCTCTTCTCTACAAGTATATTGAAATAATCGCATTAAAACAGCGCACACATTTCATACCTGAAACCAACCAGCTTCCGATATCACTCTTTTGAAGCAGTTTTACAGATTAATGCCGCCAAGAATAAAAATAACAACAGCTTAAAAAATCCTGAATTCAGGTCTGTGTACTACAGATTCTGATATGCTGCGCTATTTGCCTTTTTTCCTGAAAGATTAGCTGACTGTTCATTGAGCCGGTGACCAAGCGTGAGAAAATCTATCGAATTCAGTTTGGCCCTTCCGGTTTTTGGTATAAGCGCAGCTCATCATCAGGTTAGGCTGTGCCCATCAATCCTTGTGTTTTCCATCCGTACGCCAAAGATATTGGGCATAGGCCTTGTTTATTCATAGCTTAACATGTGCTACCTTGTAAGGTATTGGTCATCATTCAACCTAACATTATCATTTATGTGTCGTACTGCCGCACTTGTGTTTCAGTTCACCAAATTATTCTGATGTTTATGTTTAAGCAGGCACCTATTTTTTATGTACTCCTTTGCAGCATTTTCCTGATTGCGGGCCTGCCGGTCGGCGGCTCCCTACACGCCAAAGATTACGAAATCACCGGCATCTCCATTCTGGCCGAAATCCGTGCCAATGGGGAGGTTGCCATCACGGAGGAGCGGACTTTTTTATTTGAGGGCAGCTACAGCTGGTTCGAGCAGGACATCCGGCGGCAGGGATTCCTTGAGATCCGGGATTTTGAGGTGAGTGAAGGCAGCAGCCTGTTTCGAAAAGATGACAGCGGTGAGCCCGGCACCTTTTCGGTTCGCGAATCCCGGCGCGATGTGACCATACGCACCAACTTCAGCGCGACCGATGAAAGCCGCACCTTCACCCTGCGCTACGTGCTTAAAGGCGCCATCGCTTCTGACGGTGAGTGGGCTGAGTTTATCTGGACCTATCTCGGCTCAGACTGGGAAAGGGCGCATCAGAATATCCGAATCGAAATACGCCTGCCCGAGGCCCTACCGGAAGATGAACTCGTGGCCTGGCAGCTGTCACGGGCGATTAATCCATCGCTCGAGGTACTGGCTGATCGGGTGCTTTTCACAGCCGACCGCAACCGGGGCGACCGCACACTTCGCATACGCGCTTTTTTTCCGGATCAGCTTGTAAGCGGCACGGTACCTTCTGAAATAGCGCTCAACCCGTTTGAAATCATGCAGGAACGTGAGGCGGAAGCCGCGCGCAAAGCGCAGCGCATTGCTTTTCTGATTCCGCTTGGCTGGCTGCTCTCTGTTGTTGCCCTGGGGGTAGCCATGCTGCTGGTGCTGCGGTACAGGAAGCGTCCGCAGTTGGCCGAGCACTTCCCTGACCTGCTGGAAGCCCCGCCTTCTGATCTGCCCCCTGCCCTTGCCGGCTGGATGTTCCGCAACCTCTACAGCGATCACAACAGCCGGTTTGTGAGCACCATATTTGATCTGTCCCGCAAAGGCTATTTCCGGATTTCTCAGGAGACGGAAATGACCGGTATGTTTAAGAAGAAAGAGACGCCGGTTTATGTGCTCAGCCGTACCAACAAGTCAGATACTTCCGCGTTACGGGACTGGGAAAGACAGCTTGTGGAGCTTCTGGAAGAACGGCTGAACGGCAAAACAAAACGTTTGGACGAGCTTTTTAAATTTGGCGCCAAAGAGTCTCAACAACAAAGCGCCTTTTTAAAATGGTGGAACAAGTGGTTTGAAGCCATCGGCGCAGAGGCGCGAAGCCATGCATGGACCGTGGACAATACGAAGCCGATGGTGATCAATCTGATGGTGCAGGTCATGCTCCTGCTTTTTTCTTTTTTCCTGATTATTTACACGAGTGAAGTGAGTGCGGTGAGTGGTGTTGCCCTGCTGATCAGCTCGCTTCTGGGCGCACTGCTTACCCTCGCGCTCAATGTGCGCACGGAGGAAGGCGAACGGGTTTACCGGCGCTGGAAGGCCTATCGTGAAGCCCTGAAAGCGGGGCGGGTTGACCTGAGACCTGAACTCAAAGGCGTTCATATTGTGTATGGGATTGTGTTCGGGCTGGGCAAAAAGAAGATGGACGGGCTCATCAGCCGGATCGACCCGCAGCCCGACGACCTGAGCTGGATGATTTTTATGCCCGGTCATTTCCCGAATGCGTCGGTGTTTTCGGGCGTCATTCACAGCACGGTCATGGCCACTACTTCGAGTATCAGCTCAAGTACCGGGGCCGGCGCCGTAGGTGGTGCAGCGGGCGGCGGTGGCGGCGGAAGGGCCGGATAGCCGAAACGCTGCAATTCCTGTTTTGATCAGCCCGCGGCTTTTACCTGAGCAGATGTTACCGCACTTCGGAAGATCAGACGGGTAATGCGGACTGCAACCCAAGCTGAAAACTGCCCCAAAAAAGCAAGGGACCTGTCTTTGATTTGGGGTTTCTGATCTTCT
This genomic stretch from Cyclonatronum proteinivorum harbors:
- a CDS encoding CotH kinase family protein, with the protein product MLFPLPALLLRAVCAGIPLLLFIMPLHFAHAQVLINEFQASNQTTIADEDGDFEDWIELFNAGAEAVNLSGYGLTDDPERPYRWIFPPVSIAPGQHLLVWASGKDRRLAFGELHTNFSISSSGEPLQLTAPDGSIADFLPAVALPGDFSYGRFPDGSDDFFFYDEPSPAAPNEANGWLGILPPPALSHASGFYPADFQLTVTSASGDPIRFTTDGSLPDADSPFFDASGITVTDRTSEGAVISLIPTAGSWQPPLGEVPRAFTVTARTFREGWFPSEPVTATYFVTNQGRFSHELPVLSIVTPPENLFDPDIGIYVFGNAPNGNFWERGEAWERPAVFTFFETGGEPVWEGGTGVRIHGGTSRRLPQKSLRLYWRNRYGEDALRYPIFGDYPVQEFRRLILRMAGQDDIYTFLRDPIMQRIAEGLPMDFQAFRPAVLYINGEYWGIHNIRERYDRHYIGSHHPVVPENLDLLNHTNLEIVEGDRQHYESMLAFISQNGLTDDANFAWLETQMDVDSFTDFKIAEAFFYRWDIGNIRHWRERIPGSRWRWMMLDLDTGFGGFWSFDEPWTFNMLDYLTEPNGPWTGFQGHNQNRPAATFLLRKMLENEAYRQHFITRFADLLNSWFVPERAHEIIDEFAALIDAEIPAQVSRWRRIQSYSFWQQQLEVMHTFADLRPEFQFQQLLEFAGLGETYTLSVELAQPGSGSVGVNTLTVNGNLPGTSAEVFPWSGRYPAGLPLTLIAKPFGGFAFSHWEVNGGVFTHPELPLTPETDLLVRAVYAPGGDDDFELPPFALEPGSPYAFSGWEADATPGSFPPNMQFVFMDEADPALNASIAGTVSGAYNLESRTRINGLDGDGIAFLNTANADGNPGFPGTRLGGVLLALDTRQAEAVNLSFEAGTLLPNSREYAWRLQYRIGDAGPFQDIIGPDGAPVSYLRSEESGHTRFFEDIPLPAEAVGMPYVQLLWRYHYTGVRHDEASGARTWLRLNTITAETAIPSHLPEEETERITQIQLHQNYPNPFNPATHIGFSLPESAEVWLEVFNVQGQRVAVLADGRRFAAGQHQLQFSAGALASGVYLYRLRVNPGQGAAMVQTRKMLLLR
- a CDS encoding DUF2207 domain-containing protein; protein product: MFMFKQAPIFYVLLCSIFLIAGLPVGGSLHAKDYEITGISILAEIRANGEVAITEERTFLFEGSYSWFEQDIRRQGFLEIRDFEVSEGSSLFRKDDSGEPGTFSVRESRRDVTIRTNFSATDESRTFTLRYVLKGAIASDGEWAEFIWTYLGSDWERAHQNIRIEIRLPEALPEDELVAWQLSRAINPSLEVLADRVLFTADRNRGDRTLRIRAFFPDQLVSGTVPSEIALNPFEIMQEREAEAARKAQRIAFLIPLGWLLSVVALGVAMLLVLRYRKRPQLAEHFPDLLEAPPSDLPPALAGWMFRNLYSDHNSRFVSTIFDLSRKGYFRISQETEMTGMFKKKETPVYVLSRTNKSDTSALRDWERQLVELLEERLNGKTKRLDELFKFGAKESQQQSAFLKWWNKWFEAIGAEARSHAWTVDNTKPMVINLMVQVMLLLFSFFLIIYTSEVSAVSGVALLISSLLGALLTLALNVRTEEGERVYRRWKAYREALKAGRVDLRPELKGVHIVYGIVFGLGKKKMDGLISRIDPQPDDLSWMIFMPGHFPNASVFSGVIHSTVMATTSSISSSTGAGAVGGAAGGGGGGRAG